From one Montipora capricornis isolate CH-2021 chromosome 10, ASM3666992v2, whole genome shotgun sequence genomic stretch:
- the LOC138018889 gene encoding ragulator complex protein LAMTOR3-A-like isoform X2 yields MAEGIHHYFEDLMTRHEGLLAIMITDRDGVPLVKDPKVPQNALRASFLSTFSTTAEQASKLGLLKNKSIVCFFASYQVVHFSFLPLVVSIIATSQANTGLLLGLEKEIEETAKKIKVVVDGV; encoded by the exons ATGGCGGAG GGTATTCATCATTATTTCGAAGACCTTATGACGAG GCACGAAGGACTTCTCGCCATAATGATTACAGACCGAGATGGAGTTCCTCTTGTAAAAG ATCCCAAAGTACCACAAAATGCTTTGAGAGCCAGTTTTCTATCAACGTTCTCCACAACAGCAGAACAA gcAAGTAAGCTGGGGTTATTGAAAAACAAGAGTATTGTgtgtttttttgcctcttatcAG GTGGTTCATTTTAGTTTCCTCCCTCTTGTTGTCAGTATTATCGCAACAAGTCAGGCAAACACAG gaCTTCTTTTGGgtcttgaaaaagaaattgaGGAAACAGCAAAGAAGATTAAAGTTGTTGTGGATGGTGTTTAA
- the LOC138018889 gene encoding ragulator complex protein LAMTOR3-A-like isoform X1, which translates to MAEGIHHYFEDLMTRHEGLLAIMITDRDGVPLVKVSDPKVPQNALRASFLSTFSTTAEQASKLGLLKNKSIVCFFASYQVVHFSFLPLVVSIIATSQANTGLLLGLEKEIEETAKKIKVVVDGV; encoded by the exons ATGGCGGAG GGTATTCATCATTATTTCGAAGACCTTATGACGAG GCACGAAGGACTTCTCGCCATAATGATTACAGACCGAGATGGAGTTCCTCTTGTAAAAG TTTCAGATCCCAAAGTACCACAAAATGCTTTGAGAGCCAGTTTTCTATCAACGTTCTCCACAACAGCAGAACAA gcAAGTAAGCTGGGGTTATTGAAAAACAAGAGTATTGTgtgtttttttgcctcttatcAG GTGGTTCATTTTAGTTTCCTCCCTCTTGTTGTCAGTATTATCGCAACAAGTCAGGCAAACACAG gaCTTCTTTTGGgtcttgaaaaagaaattgaGGAAACAGCAAAGAAGATTAAAGTTGTTGTGGATGGTGTTTAA